Proteins from a genomic interval of Halopseudomonas litoralis:
- a CDS encoding cell division protein ZapA, protein MSDIQVISLLGQDYSFRIAADEAVLFQQAADLLQQKLADTKARHHGSGHTELLVATALSLCVPLVRQTEQLQDAEQRLADLVGMLESPIDR, encoded by the coding sequence ATGAGTGATATCCAGGTCATCAGTCTGCTAGGGCAGGATTACTCGTTCCGCATCGCTGCGGATGAGGCGGTGCTGTTCCAGCAGGCTGCGGATCTGCTGCAGCAGAAGCTCGCAGACACCAAAGCCCGCCATCATGGCAGCGGGCATACCGAACTGCTGGTAGCGACCGCTCTGAGTCTGTGTGTGCCGTTGGTTCGGCAGACGGAGCAACTGCAGGACGCCGAACAGCGCCTGGCCGACCTGGTCGGGATGCTCGAATCGCCGATTGATCGATGA
- a CDS encoding TetR/AcrR family transcriptional regulator: protein MSEKKLQTSGLGRPKDPAKRQAILNAAQTLFLRNGYEGTSMDAIAGEAGVSKLTVYSHFNDKETLYGASIRYVCEMQMPQLLFDHSAELNIRRRLHRIGDAFCTLINSRESLALHRLLVSMAGQDMKLAQLFYEAGPQRICDGMVQVLQRAQAAGEMQVADPLSAARHFFCLLKGDHNFRLLIGYDQALSAADRQQHVDEVVEIFLRIYAPPPA from the coding sequence ATGTCTGAAAAAAAATTGCAGACCAGTGGCCTCGGTCGGCCGAAAGACCCTGCCAAGCGACAGGCCATCCTCAATGCGGCCCAGACGTTATTCCTGCGTAACGGCTATGAAGGCACCAGCATGGATGCCATCGCCGGGGAGGCGGGGGTCTCCAAACTCACGGTCTACAGCCACTTCAACGACAAGGAAACGCTGTACGGCGCTTCCATTCGCTACGTCTGCGAGATGCAGATGCCGCAGCTGTTATTCGATCATTCCGCCGAGCTCAATATCCGCCGCCGGTTGCACCGTATCGGCGATGCCTTCTGCACTCTGATCAACAGCCGCGAGTCATTGGCCCTGCACCGGCTGTTGGTCAGCATGGCCGGGCAGGATATGAAGTTGGCGCAACTGTTCTACGAAGCGGGACCACAAAGGATATGTGACGGCATGGTGCAGGTGCTGCAGCGGGCCCAGGCAGCGGGCGAGATGCAGGTCGCTGACCCGCTCAGCGCTGCGCGACATTTCTTCTGCCTGCTCAAGGGGGACCATAACTTCCGGTTGCTGATTGGCTATGATCAGGCCTTGAGTGCGGCAGATCGTCAGCAGCACGTTGATGAAGTGGTGGAGATTTTCTTGCGTATTTACGCGCCACCACCCGCCTGA